The Terriglobales bacterium nucleotide sequence CTACGCCCTGGCCAAGCTGTTCGGGGTGCGGGTGGAGGTGTTCTCCATCGGCTTCGGCAAGCGGCTGGTCGGCTTCCGCCGTGGCGATACCGATTACCGCATCAGCGCCATCCCCCTGGGCGGCTACGTCAAGATGTCGGGCGAGAACCCGATGGAGCAGCGCAGCGGCGACCCCGCCGAGTTCATGTCGCATCCCCGCTGGCAGCGCTTCCTGATCGCCATCGCCGGGCCGGCGATGAACATCCTGCTGGCCATCTCCGTCCTCACCGCGGTGTACATGGTGCGCTATGAGAAGCCCGTCTATCTCGACGAGCCCGCGGTCATCGGCTGGGTGCTGGAAGGCTCGGTCGCGGACCGGGCCGGGATCCAGCCCGGCGACCGCATCGTGCGCATCGACAACAAGCAGAATCCCACCTGGGAGGACTTGGAGACCGAGGTCCTGCTCAACCCCGGCCTGCCGCTTTCCTTGGGCCTGCAGCGCGGTGATCAGTTCCTGGAGAGGAGCATCACCCCGGAGAAGGTCGGTCCGAACGAGGTGGGAGCGGAGCCCGGCTGGTTCCCGGTTTCCATCCCGCGCGCGGATGTTCTGGATCCGGACATGCCCGCAGCCAAGGCCGGGATGCAGGTGGGAGACGAGGTGATCGCCCTGAACGGCATGCCGGTGCACAACATGTCGGCGATCCTCCATTTCTTACAGGTGAACAAGGACAAGCCGGTCGAGGTAACGGTGCGGCGGCATGGGCGAGAGCTGAAGCTGGTGATGACGCCCAAGCCGACCCCTACGGATGGGGCCAAGCTCTACCGGATCGGGTTCATGCGCCGCGAA carries:
- the rseP gene encoding RIP metalloprotease RseP encodes the protein MHSFFIAVVSVTGVLGLLVLVHEFGHYALAKLFGVRVEVFSIGFGKRLVGFRRGDTDYRISAIPLGGYVKMSGENPMEQRSGDPAEFMSHPRWQRFLIAIAGPAMNILLAISVLTAVYMVRYEKPVYLDEPAVIGWVLEGSVADRAGIQPGDRIVRIDNKQNPTWEDLETEVLLNPGLPLSLGLQRGDQFLERSITPEKVGPNEVGAEPGWFPVSIPRADVLDPDMPAAKAGMQVGDEVIALNGMPVHNMSAILHFLQVNKDKPVEVTVRRHGRELKLVMTPKPTPTDGAKLYRIGFMRREPVRATKLPFAQAFSKSIEQNQRYSVLIIDLVGKLIQRKVSMNQIDGPIGIAGAAGQAAQAPGWSPLMELTAMISLNLGIFNLFPIPIMDGGVILLLLIEGLMRRDISMRIKERIYQAAFVFLLLFAVMVIYNDLGKLPVLSKYLP